The following coding sequences are from one Candidatus Nitrohelix vancouverensis window:
- a CDS encoding response regulator, with translation MNGKIFTPNILIVDDRQENIFALEKLLRRVDANIISANSGNEALSIILRHSLALILLDVQMDGMDGFETAALIREYEGTKDTPIIFVTAINNDQHHIFQGYQSGAVDYLSKPLDPDILISKVNVFLQIHQQKIIQEDLIRKLQVSKNKLAESEIRIHSVLNNIQDAVITTDKSGSILSFNMAAEKMFQYTFAEIIEKSLEKIMDIHSFRAYMDTIKEHISEPRKKILVSNMRIIGSRKNGQTFPGEMGISHITIDGQRLYTSSIRDVTQRETYETSLIEAKNEALKANHAKSTFLANMSHELRTPLNAIIGFSQLMQQNPNEVLTESQNENIGQILSAGKHLLGLINDILDLSKIEAEKTFLSMEPIVAYDLIQEIHDLVRTMGSELNIKLEVNNNCPRDIFFKGDLTRTKQVLLNLLSNSFKYNRPNGTVILGCDIDETSNKHVLFTVVDNGLGISEESLKNIFEPFNRGDAEGSQIEGTGIGLSITKKLIEAMEGSLRVTSTLGKGSSFEVSLPLCEKVQFKEQQHTSINKDSAPPESLNSIQEEIEILYIEDNPANLLLIEKFLDAYPLVSLKTAVTAEIGLEVVKRDVPDILLLDINLPGMSGLELCRLLREDDDFPRIPIIGLSANAMKTDKRRALEIGFDDYLTKPVDLYALTRCILSTVKSKSV, from the coding sequence ATGAATGGCAAAATTTTCACTCCTAACATTTTAATTGTTGATGACAGGCAAGAAAATATATTTGCTCTGGAAAAATTACTTCGTCGGGTGGATGCGAACATCATCAGCGCTAATTCGGGAAATGAGGCTCTTTCAATCATCCTGCGTCATAGCCTGGCTCTGATATTACTGGATGTCCAGATGGATGGGATGGATGGTTTTGAAACGGCCGCTCTGATAAGAGAATATGAGGGAACCAAAGACACTCCAATTATATTTGTAACGGCGATCAATAATGATCAGCATCATATTTTCCAAGGCTACCAAAGTGGAGCGGTTGATTATCTGTCAAAACCTCTGGACCCGGATATTCTGATTAGCAAGGTGAATGTTTTTCTGCAGATACACCAACAGAAAATCATTCAAGAGGATTTAATTAGAAAATTACAAGTATCCAAAAATAAACTCGCCGAAAGTGAAATCAGAATTCATTCCGTTCTCAATAATATTCAGGACGCAGTTATTACCACTGACAAATCCGGCTCAATCTTATCATTCAATATGGCCGCTGAAAAAATGTTTCAATACACTTTCGCGGAAATCATCGAAAAGTCTCTTGAGAAAATCATGGACATTCATTCCTTTCGGGCCTACATGGATACAATTAAAGAGCATATTTCGGAGCCGAGAAAAAAAATTCTGGTCTCAAACATGCGAATCATTGGCAGTCGAAAGAATGGACAGACATTCCCCGGGGAGATGGGAATCAGCCATATTACCATTGATGGACAGCGCCTCTATACTTCCAGCATCAGGGATGTAACCCAGCGAGAAACCTATGAAACCAGCTTGATTGAAGCAAAGAATGAAGCGTTAAAGGCTAACCATGCGAAGTCAACATTTTTAGCGAACATGAGTCATGAACTGAGAACGCCTTTGAATGCCATCATTGGGTTTTCACAATTGATGCAACAAAATCCAAACGAAGTTTTAACTGAGAGTCAGAATGAAAACATCGGACAAATCCTTTCAGCCGGAAAGCACCTTCTTGGTTTGATCAATGACATTCTTGACCTCTCAAAAATTGAAGCCGAAAAAACATTTTTATCGATGGAACCCATTGTCGCGTACGATCTGATTCAAGAAATACACGACCTTGTACGCACGATGGGTAGCGAGCTAAACATAAAACTGGAAGTTAATAACAATTGCCCAAGAGACATATTTTTTAAAGGTGATTTAACCCGGACCAAGCAAGTGCTCCTGAATTTGCTGTCAAACTCCTTCAAATACAACAGACCTAATGGGACGGTTATTCTTGGCTGCGACATCGATGAAACTTCAAACAAACATGTGCTTTTTACTGTTGTTGACAACGGATTGGGAATCAGCGAGGAAAGCCTTAAAAATATTTTTGAACCCTTCAATCGAGGAGATGCAGAAGGTTCGCAAATAGAAGGCACTGGCATTGGGTTGTCCATAACCAAAAAACTGATCGAAGCGATGGAAGGATCCTTAAGGGTAACCAGTACTCTGGGCAAAGGCAGTTCGTTCGAGGTTTCCTTGCCGCTATGCGAAAAAGTACAATTTAAGGAACAACAACACACTTCCATTAACAAAGATTCAGCGCCTCCTGAGAGTTTGAATTCTATTCAGGAGGAGATAGAGATTTTATATATTGAAGACAATCCCGCTAATTTACTTTTGATTGAAAAATTTTTAGACGCCTATCCCCTTGTATCGCTCAAAACAGCTGTTACTGCGGAAATTGGATTAGAAGTTGTCAAGCGAGATGTTCCAGACATCCTGTTACTAGACATAAATCTTCCAGGTATGAGCGGACTCGAATTATGTCGCTTGCTTCGGGAAGACGATGATTTTCCCAGAATTCCGATTATTGGATTGAGCGCGAATGCCATGAAAACAGACAAGAGAAGAGCGTTGGAAATTGGGTTTGATGACTACCTCACGAAACCCGTTGATTTGTATGCGCTAACTCGTTGCATTCTAAGTACGGTTAAAAGCAAATCGGTCTAG
- a CDS encoding chemotaxis protein CheB, with protein sequence MGTKQYEMIVLGGSAGSFKVLGQLLKDLPAEFPVPIVVVQHVWKGSNGSVANTLNHIANLNVSEAEEKIVPMHSNIYLAPGGYHLLIETDKSFSLSIDPLVNYSRPSIDVLFQSAAEAYGQSLIGILLTGANADGAKGLKAIKDAGGLAIVQDPETAESPFMPARALEITPVDHIVAAEQIGGLLQDLMRKGEVTQ encoded by the coding sequence ATGGGAACTAAACAGTATGAGATGATCGTCCTGGGTGGATCCGCGGGTAGTTTTAAAGTATTAGGTCAATTGTTGAAAGATTTACCCGCAGAATTCCCGGTTCCCATTGTTGTCGTCCAACATGTGTGGAAGGGTTCCAATGGCTCGGTAGCTAACACATTAAATCATATTGCTAATTTAAACGTATCAGAAGCCGAAGAAAAGATCGTGCCCATGCATTCAAATATTTATCTGGCTCCAGGAGGTTATCACTTGCTAATCGAAACAGATAAAAGCTTCAGTTTAAGCATCGACCCGCTGGTAAATTATTCACGACCCTCCATCGATGTCCTGTTCCAATCAGCCGCGGAAGCTTATGGACAGTCCCTGATAGGTATTTTGCTGACAGGAGCCAACGCAGACGGCGCGAAGGGATTGAAAGCCATAAAAGACGCGGGTGGCCTCGCCATTGTTCAGGATCCAGAAACGGCAGAGTCGCCATTCATGCCAGCCAGAGCGCTTGAAATTACCCCGGTAGATCACATAGTTGCCGCTGAACAAATTGGGGGATTATTACAAGATCTAATGAGAAAAGGGGAGGTTACTCAATGA
- a CDS encoding protein-glutamate O-methyltransferase CheR, with protein MTPVEVAAIELDLLLEGMYRRYGVDLRNYSKASLRRRIQIYMEKKDVDCYSDLIPLLLKDKDAFDMFMLTISVGITEMFRDPPFFIAFRKQIIPILKTYPFVKIWHAGCSTGEEVYSLAIILHEEQFLERSIIYATDFNSLSLDVAKKGIYSSDALESFNKNYLETAPKSSFRNYCQEKYGYFKLHDFLQKNIVFSTHNLATDGVFGEMNVIICRNVLIYFDKSLQERVFTLFTDSLSPLGFLCLGSKETIKFSELAPQYEVSFKQEKIFRKITGSNGN; from the coding sequence ATGACTCCTGTTGAAGTCGCGGCAATTGAACTGGATTTGCTTCTCGAAGGCATGTACCGGAGGTATGGCGTCGACTTAAGAAATTATAGTAAAGCCTCACTGAGGAGGAGAATCCAAATCTACATGGAAAAAAAAGATGTCGATTGCTACTCTGATTTGATTCCTCTTTTATTAAAAGATAAGGATGCCTTTGATATGTTCATGTTGACCATATCTGTTGGCATCACCGAAATGTTTCGTGATCCACCGTTTTTTATAGCTTTTCGCAAACAAATCATTCCGATTCTAAAAACCTATCCTTTTGTGAAAATCTGGCACGCCGGTTGTTCGACTGGAGAAGAGGTTTACTCTCTGGCAATAATACTGCATGAGGAACAGTTTCTGGAACGCAGTATCATCTATGCAACCGATTTCAATTCCTTATCTCTGGACGTTGCAAAAAAAGGGATTTATTCATCTGATGCGCTGGAGAGTTTTAATAAAAACTATTTGGAAACGGCGCCCAAATCATCCTTCAGGAACTATTGCCAGGAAAAATACGGATATTTCAAATTGCATGACTTCCTGCAAAAAAATATAGTTTTTTCTACGCATAATCTTGCGACGGATGGAGTTTTTGGCGAAATGAATGTCATTATCTGCCGTAATGTTCTGATTTATTTTGATAAAAGCTTGCAGGAACGGGTCTTTACGTTGTTTACCGACAGCTTGAGTCCTTTGGGATTTCTCTGCCTTGGCAGTAAGGAAACAATCAAGTTTTCTGAACTCGCTCCTCAGTATGAGGTCAGTTTTAAGCAAGAAAAAATCTTCAGAAAAATAACGGGCTCCAATGGGAACTAA
- a CDS encoding response regulator — MFLNSISKRIGIGYALIMGIILVVVFTSAKELNSIRELSQKNMDIQFPAAMHSSKLQNSIYASLSALRGYLLVGSDQLKEKRQKIWEEDIYSDFSALKMILRNDSDALSDLEKLQLKLQRLEQFQAEIENMASSDDNQPALKILQAEALPKANAIVDQVTGMIDAEQKLKSDKARKDLLMDMANFRGSWAMSLANIRAFLISGQQQFEKQFNANWSTNENAYQSLRKQKELMTSEQLQGFTKIEQLREAFSPLPGKMFNYRKGEDWNISIKLLRQNAVPLANEITALTRNIADFNKIEANKGLSAVMGLVSGMIRLQWTLLAFAILLALIISILVARSIQRAVTNTIDAANAISSGDFDFKFNLKGMKEMELLGDAMSLMQVNLKKLTEGLKEESEKISESNWVKSNLSEVTGKLQGLNSIEAFAGTLIGELTTRIDGQLGLFYQASRNGSDHLSLIGSYAYTRRKNLSDAYQFGEGLVGQCALERKPIQISNVPDDYVQINSGLGECKPRHIIVTPIVFEDEVKGVIEIGTVNDISPKQENLLNEISSTLGVILESIEGRINTENLLKEAQELNQQIQIQSEELRTTNEELEEKAEILKQSEEELKNQSEELQAQNEELEEKTEYLEQKNREVKEKTDAIEKFNQMLEDKAKDLETASKYKSEFLANMSHELRTPLNSLLILSKDLLECDNENLTEEQLESMKVIHQGGRDLLELINDILDLSKIEAGKMKIVLDEENLDALIGEVKRQFAPLAKQKKLDFNIEKRNGHVNYMKTDCQRVKQILKNLLSNAFKFTEQGHVSIRILKPEDVIGELPPHLNDSSCLAISVADSGAGISQESQRNIFEAFRQEDGSTSRRHGGTGLGLTISKQMARLIGGDIIFSSEKGKGSEFTFCFPPVYKGENAEENTPVKGAVVRPVIESEPVEDSLEDSDLDPKTSLATATIAESYVPDDRENLGSGDKTILIIEDEKTFAKILVKISRKRGFKCLTAGTGKDGLTLANKFKPDVILLDLGLPDLDGANVLEQLKYNPTTRHIPIHVISGRDDKVDLMEKGAMGYLMKPVSEEDLKNTLSEIEVLIRTKIKRVLIVEDDEGSQKAIKKLVGSKDVESVSVATGKGALNEINSSKFDCVILDLQLPDLSGFELLKIIKNDESLRCPPIIVYTGKELTQEENNELQKYSQSIVVKGADSPERLLDEVSLFLHSVESKMTDEQKKIRSKNIIKQDPLKERHVLIVDDDMRNTFALSKVLKKQGLTVSMADNGKMALEKLAQDPGIDIVLMDIMMPVMDGYQAMEEIRAQKKFSNLPIIALTAKAMMEDRAKCLEKGANDYIPKPVDIDMLLTLMRVLLMVEK, encoded by the coding sequence ATGTTCTTGAATTCAATATCTAAAAGAATTGGCATCGGATATGCCCTGATCATGGGTATTATCCTGGTCGTTGTATTTACGTCAGCAAAGGAATTGAATTCTATCCGCGAATTGAGCCAGAAAAATATGGATATCCAATTTCCTGCGGCAATGCATAGTTCTAAATTACAGAACAGTATCTACGCTTCCCTGTCAGCGCTGAGGGGTTACCTTTTGGTCGGAAGCGATCAACTCAAAGAAAAGAGACAAAAAATATGGGAAGAGGATATCTATAGCGATTTCAGCGCCCTGAAAATGATTTTAAGAAACGATTCAGATGCACTATCGGATCTGGAAAAGCTTCAATTAAAACTGCAACGTCTTGAGCAATTTCAGGCTGAAATTGAAAATATGGCAAGTTCGGATGACAACCAACCGGCCTTGAAAATTCTTCAGGCTGAAGCCTTGCCCAAGGCAAATGCCATTGTGGATCAGGTTACTGGCATGATTGATGCCGAGCAAAAGCTTAAAAGCGATAAAGCGAGAAAAGACCTGTTGATGGATATGGCAAACTTCCGAGGGTCCTGGGCCATGAGTCTGGCCAATATCAGGGCTTTTCTAATATCTGGACAACAGCAGTTCGAAAAACAATTCAATGCGAATTGGTCGACGAATGAAAATGCCTACCAATCACTGAGGAAGCAAAAAGAATTAATGACTTCAGAACAATTGCAAGGTTTCACTAAAATCGAACAGTTACGTGAAGCCTTCAGCCCTTTGCCAGGAAAGATGTTTAACTATCGAAAGGGGGAAGACTGGAATATTTCCATCAAATTATTGAGACAAAATGCGGTGCCCCTAGCCAATGAGATCACAGCGTTAACCAGAAATATTGCTGATTTTAATAAAATTGAAGCGAATAAGGGCCTCTCAGCCGTTATGGGCCTGGTTTCAGGCATGATTCGGTTGCAATGGACACTGCTCGCTTTTGCAATCCTCCTTGCGCTTATTATATCCATTCTGGTTGCGCGCTCCATTCAAAGGGCTGTGACCAATACCATTGACGCGGCCAACGCTATTTCCTCGGGAGACTTTGATTTTAAGTTTAATTTGAAGGGAATGAAGGAAATGGAGTTGTTGGGAGACGCCATGAGTCTGATGCAGGTCAATCTGAAAAAACTGACTGAAGGCTTGAAAGAAGAAAGCGAAAAAATCTCTGAAAGTAATTGGGTTAAATCGAATTTATCCGAAGTCACAGGAAAGTTACAGGGCTTGAACTCTATAGAAGCATTTGCAGGAACCTTGATAGGAGAGTTGACTACGAGAATTGACGGGCAACTCGGTCTCTTTTATCAAGCATCCCGGAATGGGAGTGATCATTTGTCTCTCATAGGTTCTTACGCTTATACCAGGCGTAAAAACCTTTCAGACGCTTATCAGTTTGGCGAAGGTCTGGTGGGGCAATGTGCCCTGGAGCGTAAACCCATCCAGATCAGTAATGTCCCGGACGATTATGTGCAGATTAACTCCGGTCTGGGAGAATGCAAGCCCAGGCACATTATAGTAACTCCGATTGTATTTGAAGATGAAGTCAAGGGAGTGATTGAAATCGGAACCGTCAATGATATTTCACCAAAACAGGAAAATCTGTTGAATGAAATTTCTAGCACGTTGGGAGTCATCCTCGAAAGCATTGAAGGAAGGATTAACACTGAAAATCTTCTGAAGGAAGCCCAGGAATTAAATCAGCAAATTCAGATTCAATCTGAAGAATTGAGAACCACAAATGAAGAACTGGAAGAAAAAGCTGAAATTTTAAAACAAAGCGAAGAAGAATTAAAAAACCAGAGCGAAGAACTTCAGGCTCAGAATGAGGAACTGGAAGAAAAAACAGAATACCTGGAACAAAAAAATAGAGAAGTAAAAGAAAAAACCGATGCGATCGAAAAATTCAATCAGATGTTGGAAGATAAAGCCAAGGATCTCGAGACGGCGAGCAAGTATAAATCTGAATTCCTGGCCAACATGTCGCATGAACTCAGAACGCCTCTTAACAGCCTGCTTATCCTGTCCAAGGATTTACTGGAATGCGACAACGAAAACTTGACTGAAGAACAACTGGAATCAATGAAGGTCATTCATCAGGGCGGAAGGGATCTGCTGGAATTGATCAACGACATTTTGGATCTGTCAAAAATTGAAGCCGGTAAAATGAAAATTGTACTGGATGAAGAGAATCTGGATGCCCTGATTGGTGAAGTAAAAAGACAGTTCGCTCCATTAGCCAAGCAGAAGAAACTCGATTTTAATATCGAGAAGCGTAACGGGCATGTGAATTATATGAAAACAGACTGTCAGCGGGTCAAACAGATTCTAAAAAATCTGCTTTCGAATGCATTCAAATTCACTGAACAAGGTCATGTTTCCATCAGAATTTTAAAACCGGAAGATGTTATCGGGGAACTACCTCCTCATTTGAATGATTCATCCTGTCTTGCCATTTCTGTAGCGGATTCAGGCGCTGGCATCTCACAAGAAAGTCAAAGGAATATATTTGAAGCTTTCAGGCAGGAAGATGGTTCAACGAGTCGACGGCATGGCGGAACCGGCCTGGGCCTTACCATTTCCAAGCAAATGGCACGGTTGATAGGCGGAGATATTATTTTTTCAAGTGAAAAAGGCAAGGGTAGCGAGTTCACCTTTTGTTTTCCCCCGGTGTATAAGGGAGAAAATGCAGAAGAAAATACCCCCGTTAAAGGAGCAGTCGTAAGGCCGGTTATTGAGTCTGAGCCGGTAGAAGACTCTTTAGAAGATTCGGATTTAGATCCCAAAACGTCATTGGCAACTGCAACGATTGCGGAATCCTATGTCCCTGATGACCGTGAAAATCTAGGCTCTGGAGACAAGACCATTCTGATCATTGAGGATGAAAAGACATTTGCAAAAATTCTGGTCAAAATTTCAAGAAAACGGGGATTCAAGTGCCTTACCGCGGGAACCGGAAAGGATGGGCTCACCCTGGCCAATAAATTTAAACCCGATGTTATCTTGTTAGATCTGGGACTCCCCGATCTCGACGGGGCCAATGTATTGGAACAATTGAAATATAACCCGACGACTCGTCACATTCCGATACATGTTATTTCCGGCAGGGATGACAAGGTTGACCTCATGGAAAAAGGGGCCATGGGCTACCTCATGAAGCCTGTCAGTGAAGAGGATTTGAAAAACACGCTCTCTGAAATTGAAGTACTAATCAGAACAAAGATAAAACGCGTTCTGATAGTCGAAGATGATGAAGGAAGCCAAAAAGCCATCAAGAAACTGGTGGGTTCAAAAGATGTTGAGTCGGTCAGCGTCGCCACAGGAAAAGGCGCTTTGAATGAGATCAACTCCAGCAAATTCGATTGTGTGATTCTGGATTTGCAGTTGCCAGATTTGTCGGGATTTGAACTGCTCAAGATTATTAAAAACGATGAATCTCTCAGGTGCCCTCCCATCATTGTGTACACAGGAAAAGAACTGACCCAGGAAGAAAATAACGAACTGCAAAAATATTCCCAGAGCATTGTGGTCAAGGGCGCTGATTCTCCAGAACGGTTGCTGGATGAAGTATCGCTATTTCTACACAGCGTCGAATCCAAGATGACGGATGAACAAAAGAAAATCCGCTCCAAAAATATAATCAAGCAGGATCCTCTTAAGGAGAGACATGTTTTGATTGTCGATGACGACATGCGTAACACGTTTGCCCTGTCTAAAGTTTTAAAGAAACAGGGATTAACCGTTTCCATGGCAGATAACGGCAAAATGGCCCTGGAGAAACTGGCGCAGGATCCGGGCATTGATATCGTGTTGATGGATATCATGATGCCGGTGATGGATGGGTACCAGGCAATGGAAGAGATCAGGGCTCAAAAAAAGTTCTCGAATCTTCCCATCATTGCATTGACGGCAAAGGCAATGATGGAGGATCGGGCAAAATGTCTGGAAAAAGGTGCGAATGATTATATTCCAAAGCCAGTTGATATTGACATGTTGCTGACGTTGATGCGCGTACTGTTGATGGTGGAAAAATGA
- a CDS encoding MFS transporter, whose protein sequence is MKAALSPLFALLLSAAFLLTGNGLQGILTPIRANMEGFSAMAIGFLGSTYFSGTVIGCLVCPHMVKRVGHIRSFVVLAATASAAILIQALLIDQAVWGALRMVMGFCFAGLAMVIESWLNDKTNNNTRGQVLSIYTTINFTVITVGQLMLNWSLPSGTTLFIVVSILLSISILPVALTQAMAPPPLLSVKLRIRWLLNTSVMGCAGCFCVGLANGAFWTLGPVFALESGMSIPSVTIFMSVAVLGGAVSQWPIGKISDAVDRRKVIGFCCLLAGSMGLGLAWAHGHSVSATLILVFMFGVFAFPLYSLSVAHANDSVDREDFVEVSSGLLLIFGIGAITGPLVASKFIHHFGQPSLFVYTALIHGLTGALAYYRITKRERVPAEEREDFIPVSQTSPEVNLLDPRSGKHP, encoded by the coding sequence TTGAAAGCCGCGCTTTCCCCTTTATTTGCTCTTTTACTTTCTGCCGCGTTTCTTCTCACAGGTAATGGATTGCAGGGCATCCTCACTCCTATCCGGGCAAATATGGAGGGGTTTTCAGCGATGGCCATTGGCTTTTTAGGCTCGACTTACTTTTCCGGCACGGTGATCGGTTGTCTGGTGTGTCCGCATATGGTCAAACGGGTGGGGCATATACGTTCATTTGTCGTGCTGGCGGCGACGGCTTCGGCGGCAATACTCATCCAGGCTCTTTTGATTGATCAGGCGGTTTGGGGCGCCCTGCGGATGGTGATGGGCTTTTGTTTTGCCGGTCTCGCCATGGTTATCGAAAGCTGGCTCAATGATAAAACCAATAACAATACGCGCGGTCAGGTTTTATCGATTTACACGACAATAAACTTTACGGTCATTACTGTGGGCCAGCTGATGTTGAATTGGTCTCTGCCCTCCGGGACAACCTTGTTCATAGTGGTTTCCATACTGCTTTCCATTTCTATCCTGCCCGTTGCCCTGACACAGGCGATGGCCCCTCCGCCCCTGCTATCTGTCAAACTTCGGATTCGCTGGTTGTTGAACACTTCGGTCATGGGCTGCGCGGGTTGTTTTTGTGTTGGGCTGGCCAACGGGGCGTTTTGGACGCTGGGACCCGTATTCGCTCTGGAAAGCGGCATGTCTATTCCATCGGTGACCATTTTTATGAGCGTCGCCGTTCTGGGTGGGGCCGTTTCGCAATGGCCTATAGGGAAAATTTCTGACGCCGTGGATCGTCGCAAGGTCATTGGCTTTTGTTGCTTGCTGGCAGGGAGCATGGGGCTGGGCCTGGCCTGGGCGCATGGGCATTCCGTCAGCGCCACCCTGATTCTGGTTTTTATGTTTGGCGTGTTCGCATTTCCGCTTTACTCCTTGAGCGTCGCGCATGCGAATGACTCGGTCGATCGTGAAGATTTTGTGGAAGTCAGTAGCGGCCTGCTTTTGATTTTCGGCATCGGAGCGATCACGGGACCGCTGGTGGCTTCCAAGTTTATTCATCACTTCGGTCAGCCGAGCCTGTTTGTCTACACAGCGCTGATCCATGGTTTAACGGGGGCTTTGGCCTACTATAGGATCACGAAACGGGAACGGGTTCCCGCCGAGGAACGGGAAGATTTTATCCCCGTTTCACAAACATCGCCGGAAGTGAATCTGCTCGACCCGCGTTCAGGCAAACATCCCTAG
- a CDS encoding N-formylglutamate amidohydrolase has translation MTVSGDTAPFLLDPEEPPAVEVVNANGRSNTVLICDHASRLVPRRLANLGLNPNQLEEHIAWDPGAAEVARGLSARLDAPLVLSGYSRLVIDCNRAPDNEESIDEESAGVSIPGNRGLGPEQRACRRRELFEPYHRAISTLLDERSRRNTLLLSIHSFTPVLDGMHRPWPVGVCYGGDPRLARLMLRALAGCVDVSVGDNQPYEIEDLIDYTIPLHGWGRGLPSVMIEIRQDQIRTAETAAAWAKHLADAWLQIEAEAQGLPAE, from the coding sequence ATGACAGTCTCCGGCGATACCGCACCGTTCCTGCTGGACCCTGAAGAGCCGCCTGCGGTCGAGGTCGTCAATGCGAACGGACGTAGCAATACGGTCCTTATCTGCGATCACGCTTCCAGACTCGTTCCCCGCCGACTTGCCAATCTGGGTCTTAATCCGAATCAACTCGAAGAACATATTGCCTGGGATCCGGGCGCGGCAGAGGTGGCCCGCGGTCTTTCAGCGCGTCTCGATGCGCCGCTGGTGTTGAGCGGCTATTCGCGTCTGGTGATCGACTGCAACCGCGCGCCGGACAACGAGGAATCTATTGATGAAGAAAGCGCGGGCGTTTCCATTCCGGGCAACCGGGGACTGGGGCCGGAGCAAAGAGCCTGCCGCCGCAGGGAACTGTTTGAACCCTATCATCGTGCCATCAGCACACTGCTGGACGAGCGTTCCCGACGCAACACGCTGTTGCTCAGCATTCACAGCTTCACGCCGGTTCTGGATGGCATGCACCGGCCCTGGCCCGTCGGGGTGTGCTACGGAGGCGACCCGCGCCTTGCCAGGCTCATGCTTCGCGCGCTCGCTGGCTGTGTGGATGTCTCGGTCGGCGACAATCAGCCCTACGAGATCGAGGACCTTATCGACTACACGATTCCCCTGCATGGCTGGGGACGCGGCTTGCCCAGCGTGATGATCGAAATTCGCCAGGACCAGATTCGGACCGCAGAGACGGCCGCCGCATGGGCGAAGCATCTGGCGGATGCGTGGCTACAGATCGAGGCCGAAGCGCAAGGTCTTCCGGCTGAGTAG
- a CDS encoding transglutaminase family protein — MQMRIGYEIIYTCPKPTPMILTLNVHYTRVSDLIIADHLVTSPRTSIKGYRDSFGNWCSRIVAPQGDIRISTDALIYDSGELEEMAPEAYQHPVQDLPEEALVFLLGSRYCETDLLSEAAWNLFQNSPPGWGRVQAICDFVNRHIVFGYEHARFTRTASEAYNERSGVCRDYAHLAIAFCRCMNIPARYCTGYLSDIGIPPPYGTMDFAAWIEVYLGGNWHIFDPRNNARRIGRVLIARGRDAADVSISHTFGENQLKSFLVRADEVMEQNV, encoded by the coding sequence ATGCAGATGCGGATCGGATACGAAATAATCTATACCTGCCCCAAACCGACGCCGATGATTTTGACCCTGAACGTCCATTACACCCGCGTCTCCGATCTGATCATTGCCGACCACCTTGTCACCAGCCCGCGCACCTCGATTAAAGGCTATCGCGATAGTTTCGGCAACTGGTGTAGCCGGATCGTTGCCCCGCAGGGCGACATCCGCATCTCCACCGACGCGCTTATCTACGATAGCGGAGAACTGGAGGAGATGGCCCCCGAGGCGTATCAGCACCCGGTGCAGGACCTTCCCGAAGAGGCGCTGGTCTTCCTTCTGGGAAGCCGCTATTGCGAAACCGACCTGCTGTCGGAGGCGGCCTGGAACCTGTTCCAGAATTCACCCCCGGGATGGGGTCGCGTTCAGGCGATCTGCGATTTCGTCAACCGGCACATTGTTTTTGGTTATGAGCACGCCCGCTTCACGAGGACGGCCTCGGAAGCCTACAACGAGCGCTCGGGCGTTTGTCGCGATTACGCGCATCTTGCCATCGCATTCTGCCGTTGCATGAACATTCCGGCGCGTTACTGCACGGGCTACCTGAGCGACATCGGTATTCCGCCGCCTTATGGGACGATGGATTTTGCGGCCTGGATCGAGGTCTATCTTGGGGGGAACTGGCACATCTTTGATCCCCGCAACAATGCGAGGCGCATCGGTCGCGTGCTGATCGCCCGCGGTCGCGACGCCGCCGATGTCTCCATCAGCCACACCTTTGGCGAGAATCAGCTCAAAAGCTTTCTGGTGCGCGCCGACGAGGTGATGGAGCAAAACGTATGA